The Drosophila bipectinata strain 14024-0381.07 chromosome 2L, DbipHiC1v2, whole genome shotgun sequence genome has a segment encoding these proteins:
- the raw gene encoding uncharacterized protein raw isoform X3 produces the protein MHKMVKLFLREVLNAWRAKARCNVVPEERTQELFHELSFHPSQKQISEMLQTAKKVARKGGSSQPNGLTFGQFCVLAADLKRFRASTISSQPSYCDYQSLSAQLLPEQNDPSSSSKQHLQSPAAPSTSSPAYNNKKPENHGTELRSTKSFSSVDDTKKKKNATNEPVEVFLGGSCNPTTWRADVAIPALKELGISFYNPQVSDWTPDLIELEHRAKEKARVLFFVMDSETRASAGAIEAAHIAGQNCKQLVLVLHPYKPNQKILNEPISQQEYLDLNRNQLILKELVSRRGLPVLDNIPLGLQRTKEILSGIRDPPSKISSILDTVRGAFDRVSPQSDLLTVEQCKRALLFLGYAQSLVNLDNLNKIIINQRESLKLLQTHSTKTGVDSSDAEAEAEADDSNCDLPTTSSPELIDFDLFCVISAYLSVLQQEIQESGCISPIKGTNVPPPQVYFTNAPDVDIYYSASKNISRTSSNASVPSNSSSGIGHDLERQGLFEQLSRSRDSGTSSPQPTASSSLGKSPRPQILLNVESIETTEIITTKTIETKANPVAAVTAVLTEEEESDSNDSVFSSSSSIASAGDALCCGGGLDLRDVYLGGSCVLRSKWRQELAVPYLQSKRVTFHTPALHESIQQLHQNQDVAAAPQQPASQEQQQRSFVRTRRKCRGNQLQLEEQEELTVAEESLSWSLPPVAVRQSLYNPSLLDSSRVLLFVITNETRSLAPMTLAAHCIGLMYNVVLAVQMLPDDCVLNGEKLTVAAIKDYNRGRSYLIDLAKRQGVPVFTDIQAALQCTVAKVQAYNNRDRC, from the exons ATGCACAAAATGGTCAAATTATTCCTCAG AGAAGTTCTGAATGCATGGCGGGCCAAGGCCAGATGCAATGTGGTGCCCGAagagcgaacccaggagctcTTCCACGAGCTAAGCTTCCATCCCAGCCAAAAGCAGA TTAGCGAGATGCTTCAAACTGCTAAGAAGGTGGCCCGCAAGGGGGGCAGCAGTCAGCCAAATGGTCTAACCTTTGGACAATTTTGTGTTCTGGCCGCGGATCTAAAGCGCTTCAG AGCTTCAACGATTTCGAGTCAGCCTTCATACTGCGACTACCAGTCACTGTCAGCTCAGTTGCTCCCCGAACAGAATGATCCCTCCAGCTCCTCCAAGCAGCACCTGCAATCGCCAGCCGCTCCCTCTACATCGTCACCTGcctacaacaacaagaagcCGGAGAACCATGGCACCGAGCTACGGAGCACCAAGTCCTTCAGTAGTGTAGACGATaccaaaaagaagaagaacgCCACCAACGAGCCCGTTGAGGTCTTTCTCGGGGGCTCCTGCAATCCGACCACCTGGCGGGCCGACGTTGCCATACCAGCCCTCAAGGAGCTAGGCATTTCATTCTACAATCCG CAAGTATCCGATTGGACGCCCGATCTCATCGAGTTGGAGCATCGAGCTAAGGAAAAGGCCCGTGTATTATTCTTCGTTATGGATTCGGAAACACGCGCATCTGCTGGTGCCATCGAGGCGGCACACATAGCGGGTCAAAACTGCAAGCAGCTGGTGTTGGTTTTGCATCCTTACAAACCAAATCAGAAGATCCTGAATGAGCCTATTTCGCAGCA AGAATACCTCGATCTGAATCGCAATCAATTGATACTTAAGGAGCTGGTCTCCCGTCGTGGTCTGCCCGTCTTGGACAACATACCCTTAGGATTGCAGCGCACCAAGGAAATCCTGTCTGGGATCAGGGACCCACCGTCCAAGATATCTTCTATTCTAGA TACTGTTCGCGGCGCCTTCGATCGTGTTAGCCCCCAAAGCGATCTGCTCACCGTTGAACAATGCAAACGTGCTCTCTTATTCCTAGGCTATGCTCAGAGTTTAGTTAATTTAGACAATCTTAATAAGATCATAATCAATCAGCGCGAGTCGCTGAAATTGCTCCAAACGCACAGTACAAAAACTGGCGTCGATAGTTCGGAtgcggaggcggaggcggaggcCGATGATAGCAACTGCGACCTGCCCACCACATCCAGCCCGGAACTTATCGACTTTGATCTGTTCTGTGTGATCTCGGCGTATCTGTCCGTCCTTCAGCAGGAGATCCAGGAAAGCGGCTGCATTTCGCCCATCAAGGGCACCAATGTGCCGCCACCGCAAGTCTACTTTACCAATG CACCCGATGTGGACATTTATTACTCGGCCAGCAAGAACATTTCGCGGACCTCGAGCAACGCCAGTGTTCCgtccaacagcagcagcggcatTGGCCACGACCTGGAGCGGCAGGGCTTGTTTGAGCAGCTCAGTCGCAGTCGGGATAGCGGCACCTCGTCGCCCCAGCCAACGGCATCCAGCAGCTTGGGCAAGAGCCCTCGGCCTCAGATTCTCCTCAACGTGGAGTCGATTGAGACGACCGAAATAATCACCACCAAAACAATAGAAACGAAAGCCAATCCTGTGGCTGCCGTGACGGCTGTGCTCACTGAAGAGGAGGAGAGCGACTCCAACGACTCGGTCTTttccagcagcagctccaTAGCCAGTGCTGGCGATGCCTTATGCTGCGGTGGTGGCTTGGATCTTCGCGATGTTTACCTCGGAGGCAGCTGCGTCTTGCGCTCCAAATGGCGTCAAGAACTGGCCGTGCCGTACCTGCAGTCCAAGCGTGTGACCTTCCATACGCCAGCGCTGCACGAAAGCATCCAGCAGCTGCACCAGAACCAAGATGTGGCCGCTGCTCCCCAGCAACCGGCTtcgcaggagcagcagcaacgaTCCTTTGTTCGGACGCGCCGGAAGTGCCGCGGCAACCAGCTGCAGTTGGAGGAGCAAGAGGAGCTGACCGTGGCGGAGGAGTCGCTGAGCTGGTCGCTGCCACCGGTGGCTGTGCGCCAGAGCTTGTACAATCCATCGCTGCTAGACTCCAGCCGAGTTCTACTGTTTGTCATCACCAACGAGACTCGATCACTGGCCCCTATGACCCTGGCCGCCCACTGCATCGGCCTCATGTACAACGTGGTGCTGGCGGTGCAGATGCTGCCCGACGACTGTGTCCTCAATGGCGAAAAG CTGACTGTGGCGGCCATCAAGGACTATAATCGCGGACGGTCCTACCTTATCGACCTGGCCAAGCGCCAGGGCGTGCCCGTGTTCACCGACATACAGGCGGCCCTCCAATGCACCGTCGCCAAGGTGCAGGCCTACAACAACCGTGACCGCTGCTAA
- the raw gene encoding uncharacterized protein raw isoform X2 translates to MMQLSMVLWLMMMLLTTISGQGTADEDDAATAQILEVLNAWRAKARCNVVPEERTQELFHELSFHPSQKQISEMLQTAKKVARKGGSSQPNGLTFGQFCVLAADLKRFRASTISSQPSYCDYQSLSAQLLPEQNDPSSSSKQHLQSPAAPSTSSPAYNNKKPENHGTELRSTKSFSSVDDTKKKKNATNEPVEVFLGGSCNPTTWRADVAIPALKELGISFYNPQVSDWTPDLIELEHRAKEKARVLFFVMDSETRASAGAIEAAHIAGQNCKQLVLVLHPYKPNQKILNEPISQQEYLDLNRNQLILKELVSRRGLPVLDNIPLGLQRTKEILSGIRDPPSKISSILDTVRGAFDRVSPQSDLLTVEQCKRALLFLGYAQSLVNLDNLNKIIINQRESLKLLQTHSTKTGVDSSDAEAEAEADDSNCDLPTTSSPELIDFDLFCVISAYLSVLQQEIQESGCISPIKGTNVPPPQVYFTNAPDVDIYYSASKNISRTSSNASVPSNSSSGIGHDLERQGLFEQLSRSRDSGTSSPQPTASSSLGKSPRPQILLNVESIETTEIITTKTIETKANPVAAVTAVLTEEEESDSNDSVFSSSSSIASAGDALCCGGGLDLRDVYLGGSCVLRSKWRQELAVPYLQSKRVTFHTPALHESIQQLHQNQDVAAAPQQPASQEQQQRSFVRTRRKCRGNQLQLEEQEELTVAEESLSWSLPPVAVRQSLYNPSLLDSSRVLLFVITNETRSLAPMTLAAHCIGLMYNVVLAVQMLPDDCVLNGEKLTVAAIKDYNRGRSYLIDLAKRQGVPVFTDIQAALQCTVAKVQAYNNRDRC, encoded by the exons ATGATGCAATTATCAATGGTGTTGTGGCTCATGATGATGCTACTGACGACGATATCGGGCCAGGGAACGGCAGACGAAGACGACGCGGCCACAGCACAAATCTT AGAAGTTCTGAATGCATGGCGGGCCAAGGCCAGATGCAATGTGGTGCCCGAagagcgaacccaggagctcTTCCACGAGCTAAGCTTCCATCCCAGCCAAAAGCAGA TTAGCGAGATGCTTCAAACTGCTAAGAAGGTGGCCCGCAAGGGGGGCAGCAGTCAGCCAAATGGTCTAACCTTTGGACAATTTTGTGTTCTGGCCGCGGATCTAAAGCGCTTCAG AGCTTCAACGATTTCGAGTCAGCCTTCATACTGCGACTACCAGTCACTGTCAGCTCAGTTGCTCCCCGAACAGAATGATCCCTCCAGCTCCTCCAAGCAGCACCTGCAATCGCCAGCCGCTCCCTCTACATCGTCACCTGcctacaacaacaagaagcCGGAGAACCATGGCACCGAGCTACGGAGCACCAAGTCCTTCAGTAGTGTAGACGATaccaaaaagaagaagaacgCCACCAACGAGCCCGTTGAGGTCTTTCTCGGGGGCTCCTGCAATCCGACCACCTGGCGGGCCGACGTTGCCATACCAGCCCTCAAGGAGCTAGGCATTTCATTCTACAATCCG CAAGTATCCGATTGGACGCCCGATCTCATCGAGTTGGAGCATCGAGCTAAGGAAAAGGCCCGTGTATTATTCTTCGTTATGGATTCGGAAACACGCGCATCTGCTGGTGCCATCGAGGCGGCACACATAGCGGGTCAAAACTGCAAGCAGCTGGTGTTGGTTTTGCATCCTTACAAACCAAATCAGAAGATCCTGAATGAGCCTATTTCGCAGCA AGAATACCTCGATCTGAATCGCAATCAATTGATACTTAAGGAGCTGGTCTCCCGTCGTGGTCTGCCCGTCTTGGACAACATACCCTTAGGATTGCAGCGCACCAAGGAAATCCTGTCTGGGATCAGGGACCCACCGTCCAAGATATCTTCTATTCTAGA TACTGTTCGCGGCGCCTTCGATCGTGTTAGCCCCCAAAGCGATCTGCTCACCGTTGAACAATGCAAACGTGCTCTCTTATTCCTAGGCTATGCTCAGAGTTTAGTTAATTTAGACAATCTTAATAAGATCATAATCAATCAGCGCGAGTCGCTGAAATTGCTCCAAACGCACAGTACAAAAACTGGCGTCGATAGTTCGGAtgcggaggcggaggcggaggcCGATGATAGCAACTGCGACCTGCCCACCACATCCAGCCCGGAACTTATCGACTTTGATCTGTTCTGTGTGATCTCGGCGTATCTGTCCGTCCTTCAGCAGGAGATCCAGGAAAGCGGCTGCATTTCGCCCATCAAGGGCACCAATGTGCCGCCACCGCAAGTCTACTTTACCAATG CACCCGATGTGGACATTTATTACTCGGCCAGCAAGAACATTTCGCGGACCTCGAGCAACGCCAGTGTTCCgtccaacagcagcagcggcatTGGCCACGACCTGGAGCGGCAGGGCTTGTTTGAGCAGCTCAGTCGCAGTCGGGATAGCGGCACCTCGTCGCCCCAGCCAACGGCATCCAGCAGCTTGGGCAAGAGCCCTCGGCCTCAGATTCTCCTCAACGTGGAGTCGATTGAGACGACCGAAATAATCACCACCAAAACAATAGAAACGAAAGCCAATCCTGTGGCTGCCGTGACGGCTGTGCTCACTGAAGAGGAGGAGAGCGACTCCAACGACTCGGTCTTttccagcagcagctccaTAGCCAGTGCTGGCGATGCCTTATGCTGCGGTGGTGGCTTGGATCTTCGCGATGTTTACCTCGGAGGCAGCTGCGTCTTGCGCTCCAAATGGCGTCAAGAACTGGCCGTGCCGTACCTGCAGTCCAAGCGTGTGACCTTCCATACGCCAGCGCTGCACGAAAGCATCCAGCAGCTGCACCAGAACCAAGATGTGGCCGCTGCTCCCCAGCAACCGGCTtcgcaggagcagcagcaacgaTCCTTTGTTCGGACGCGCCGGAAGTGCCGCGGCAACCAGCTGCAGTTGGAGGAGCAAGAGGAGCTGACCGTGGCGGAGGAGTCGCTGAGCTGGTCGCTGCCACCGGTGGCTGTGCGCCAGAGCTTGTACAATCCATCGCTGCTAGACTCCAGCCGAGTTCTACTGTTTGTCATCACCAACGAGACTCGATCACTGGCCCCTATGACCCTGGCCGCCCACTGCATCGGCCTCATGTACAACGTGGTGCTGGCGGTGCAGATGCTGCCCGACGACTGTGTCCTCAATGGCGAAAAG CTGACTGTGGCGGCCATCAAGGACTATAATCGCGGACGGTCCTACCTTATCGACCTGGCCAAGCGCCAGGGCGTGCCCGTGTTCACCGACATACAGGCGGCCCTCCAATGCACCGTCGCCAAGGTGCAGGCCTACAACAACCGTGACCGCTGCTAA
- the raw gene encoding uncharacterized protein raw isoform X5, with amino-acid sequence MSLFRSKYLDLNRNQLILKELVSRRGLPVLDNIPLGLQRTKEILSGIRDPPSKISSILDTVRGAFDRVSPQSDLLTVEQCKRALLFLGYAQSLVNLDNLNKIIINQRESLKLLQTHSTKTGVDSSDAEAEAEADDSNCDLPTTSSPELIDFDLFCVISAYLSVLQQEIQESGCISPIKGTNVPPPQVYFTNAPDVDIYYSASKNISRTSSNASVPSNSSSGIGHDLERQGLFEQLSRSRDSGTSSPQPTASSSLGKSPRPQILLNVESIETTEIITTKTIETKANPVAAVTAVLTEEEESDSNDSVFSSSSSIASAGDALCCGGGLDLRDVYLGGSCVLRSKWRQELAVPYLQSKRVTFHTPALHESIQQLHQNQDVAAAPQQPASQEQQQRSFVRTRRKCRGNQLQLEEQEELTVAEESLSWSLPPVAVRQSLYNPSLLDSSRVLLFVITNETRSLAPMTLAAHCIGLMYNVVLAVQMLPDDCVLNGEKLTVAAIKDYNRGRSYLIDLAKRQGVPVFTDIQAALQCTVAKVQAYNNRDRC; translated from the exons ATGAGCCTATTTCGCAGCA AATACCTCGATCTGAATCGCAATCAATTGATACTTAAGGAGCTGGTCTCCCGTCGTGGTCTGCCCGTCTTGGACAACATACCCTTAGGATTGCAGCGCACCAAGGAAATCCTGTCTGGGATCAGGGACCCACCGTCCAAGATATCTTCTATTCTAGA TACTGTTCGCGGCGCCTTCGATCGTGTTAGCCCCCAAAGCGATCTGCTCACCGTTGAACAATGCAAACGTGCTCTCTTATTCCTAGGCTATGCTCAGAGTTTAGTTAATTTAGACAATCTTAATAAGATCATAATCAATCAGCGCGAGTCGCTGAAATTGCTCCAAACGCACAGTACAAAAACTGGCGTCGATAGTTCGGAtgcggaggcggaggcggaggcCGATGATAGCAACTGCGACCTGCCCACCACATCCAGCCCGGAACTTATCGACTTTGATCTGTTCTGTGTGATCTCGGCGTATCTGTCCGTCCTTCAGCAGGAGATCCAGGAAAGCGGCTGCATTTCGCCCATCAAGGGCACCAATGTGCCGCCACCGCAAGTCTACTTTACCAATG CACCCGATGTGGACATTTATTACTCGGCCAGCAAGAACATTTCGCGGACCTCGAGCAACGCCAGTGTTCCgtccaacagcagcagcggcatTGGCCACGACCTGGAGCGGCAGGGCTTGTTTGAGCAGCTCAGTCGCAGTCGGGATAGCGGCACCTCGTCGCCCCAGCCAACGGCATCCAGCAGCTTGGGCAAGAGCCCTCGGCCTCAGATTCTCCTCAACGTGGAGTCGATTGAGACGACCGAAATAATCACCACCAAAACAATAGAAACGAAAGCCAATCCTGTGGCTGCCGTGACGGCTGTGCTCACTGAAGAGGAGGAGAGCGACTCCAACGACTCGGTCTTttccagcagcagctccaTAGCCAGTGCTGGCGATGCCTTATGCTGCGGTGGTGGCTTGGATCTTCGCGATGTTTACCTCGGAGGCAGCTGCGTCTTGCGCTCCAAATGGCGTCAAGAACTGGCCGTGCCGTACCTGCAGTCCAAGCGTGTGACCTTCCATACGCCAGCGCTGCACGAAAGCATCCAGCAGCTGCACCAGAACCAAGATGTGGCCGCTGCTCCCCAGCAACCGGCTtcgcaggagcagcagcaacgaTCCTTTGTTCGGACGCGCCGGAAGTGCCGCGGCAACCAGCTGCAGTTGGAGGAGCAAGAGGAGCTGACCGTGGCGGAGGAGTCGCTGAGCTGGTCGCTGCCACCGGTGGCTGTGCGCCAGAGCTTGTACAATCCATCGCTGCTAGACTCCAGCCGAGTTCTACTGTTTGTCATCACCAACGAGACTCGATCACTGGCCCCTATGACCCTGGCCGCCCACTGCATCGGCCTCATGTACAACGTGGTGCTGGCGGTGCAGATGCTGCCCGACGACTGTGTCCTCAATGGCGAAAAG CTGACTGTGGCGGCCATCAAGGACTATAATCGCGGACGGTCCTACCTTATCGACCTGGCCAAGCGCCAGGGCGTGCCCGTGTTCACCGACATACAGGCGGCCCTCCAATGCACCGTCGCCAAGGTGCAGGCCTACAACAACCGTGACCGCTGCTAA
- the raw gene encoding uncharacterized protein raw isoform X4: MLQTAKKVARKGGSSQPNGLTFGQFCVLAADLKRFRASTISSQPSYCDYQSLSAQLLPEQNDPSSSSKQHLQSPAAPSTSSPAYNNKKPENHGTELRSTKSFSSVDDTKKKKNATNEPVEVFLGGSCNPTTWRADVAIPALKELGISFYNPQVSDWTPDLIELEHRAKEKARVLFFVMDSETRASAGAIEAAHIAGQNCKQLVLVLHPYKPNQKILNEPISQQEYLDLNRNQLILKELVSRRGLPVLDNIPLGLQRTKEILSGIRDPPSKISSILDTVRGAFDRVSPQSDLLTVEQCKRALLFLGYAQSLVNLDNLNKIIINQRESLKLLQTHSTKTGVDSSDAEAEAEADDSNCDLPTTSSPELIDFDLFCVISAYLSVLQQEIQESGCISPIKGTNVPPPQVYFTNAPDVDIYYSASKNISRTSSNASVPSNSSSGIGHDLERQGLFEQLSRSRDSGTSSPQPTASSSLGKSPRPQILLNVESIETTEIITTKTIETKANPVAAVTAVLTEEEESDSNDSVFSSSSSIASAGDALCCGGGLDLRDVYLGGSCVLRSKWRQELAVPYLQSKRVTFHTPALHESIQQLHQNQDVAAAPQQPASQEQQQRSFVRTRRKCRGNQLQLEEQEELTVAEESLSWSLPPVAVRQSLYNPSLLDSSRVLLFVITNETRSLAPMTLAAHCIGLMYNVVLAVQMLPDDCVLNGEKLTVAAIKDYNRGRSYLIDLAKRQGVPVFTDIQAALQCTVAKVQAYNNRDRC, encoded by the exons ATGCTTCAAACTGCTAAGAAGGTGGCCCGCAAGGGGGGCAGCAGTCAGCCAAATGGTCTAACCTTTGGACAATTTTGTGTTCTGGCCGCGGATCTAAAGCGCTTCAG AGCTTCAACGATTTCGAGTCAGCCTTCATACTGCGACTACCAGTCACTGTCAGCTCAGTTGCTCCCCGAACAGAATGATCCCTCCAGCTCCTCCAAGCAGCACCTGCAATCGCCAGCCGCTCCCTCTACATCGTCACCTGcctacaacaacaagaagcCGGAGAACCATGGCACCGAGCTACGGAGCACCAAGTCCTTCAGTAGTGTAGACGATaccaaaaagaagaagaacgCCACCAACGAGCCCGTTGAGGTCTTTCTCGGGGGCTCCTGCAATCCGACCACCTGGCGGGCCGACGTTGCCATACCAGCCCTCAAGGAGCTAGGCATTTCATTCTACAATCCG CAAGTATCCGATTGGACGCCCGATCTCATCGAGTTGGAGCATCGAGCTAAGGAAAAGGCCCGTGTATTATTCTTCGTTATGGATTCGGAAACACGCGCATCTGCTGGTGCCATCGAGGCGGCACACATAGCGGGTCAAAACTGCAAGCAGCTGGTGTTGGTTTTGCATCCTTACAAACCAAATCAGAAGATCCTGAATGAGCCTATTTCGCAGCA AGAATACCTCGATCTGAATCGCAATCAATTGATACTTAAGGAGCTGGTCTCCCGTCGTGGTCTGCCCGTCTTGGACAACATACCCTTAGGATTGCAGCGCACCAAGGAAATCCTGTCTGGGATCAGGGACCCACCGTCCAAGATATCTTCTATTCTAGA TACTGTTCGCGGCGCCTTCGATCGTGTTAGCCCCCAAAGCGATCTGCTCACCGTTGAACAATGCAAACGTGCTCTCTTATTCCTAGGCTATGCTCAGAGTTTAGTTAATTTAGACAATCTTAATAAGATCATAATCAATCAGCGCGAGTCGCTGAAATTGCTCCAAACGCACAGTACAAAAACTGGCGTCGATAGTTCGGAtgcggaggcggaggcggaggcCGATGATAGCAACTGCGACCTGCCCACCACATCCAGCCCGGAACTTATCGACTTTGATCTGTTCTGTGTGATCTCGGCGTATCTGTCCGTCCTTCAGCAGGAGATCCAGGAAAGCGGCTGCATTTCGCCCATCAAGGGCACCAATGTGCCGCCACCGCAAGTCTACTTTACCAATG CACCCGATGTGGACATTTATTACTCGGCCAGCAAGAACATTTCGCGGACCTCGAGCAACGCCAGTGTTCCgtccaacagcagcagcggcatTGGCCACGACCTGGAGCGGCAGGGCTTGTTTGAGCAGCTCAGTCGCAGTCGGGATAGCGGCACCTCGTCGCCCCAGCCAACGGCATCCAGCAGCTTGGGCAAGAGCCCTCGGCCTCAGATTCTCCTCAACGTGGAGTCGATTGAGACGACCGAAATAATCACCACCAAAACAATAGAAACGAAAGCCAATCCTGTGGCTGCCGTGACGGCTGTGCTCACTGAAGAGGAGGAGAGCGACTCCAACGACTCGGTCTTttccagcagcagctccaTAGCCAGTGCTGGCGATGCCTTATGCTGCGGTGGTGGCTTGGATCTTCGCGATGTTTACCTCGGAGGCAGCTGCGTCTTGCGCTCCAAATGGCGTCAAGAACTGGCCGTGCCGTACCTGCAGTCCAAGCGTGTGACCTTCCATACGCCAGCGCTGCACGAAAGCATCCAGCAGCTGCACCAGAACCAAGATGTGGCCGCTGCTCCCCAGCAACCGGCTtcgcaggagcagcagcaacgaTCCTTTGTTCGGACGCGCCGGAAGTGCCGCGGCAACCAGCTGCAGTTGGAGGAGCAAGAGGAGCTGACCGTGGCGGAGGAGTCGCTGAGCTGGTCGCTGCCACCGGTGGCTGTGCGCCAGAGCTTGTACAATCCATCGCTGCTAGACTCCAGCCGAGTTCTACTGTTTGTCATCACCAACGAGACTCGATCACTGGCCCCTATGACCCTGGCCGCCCACTGCATCGGCCTCATGTACAACGTGGTGCTGGCGGTGCAGATGCTGCCCGACGACTGTGTCCTCAATGGCGAAAAG CTGACTGTGGCGGCCATCAAGGACTATAATCGCGGACGGTCCTACCTTATCGACCTGGCCAAGCGCCAGGGCGTGCCCGTGTTCACCGACATACAGGCGGCCCTCCAATGCACCGTCGCCAAGGTGCAGGCCTACAACAACCGTGACCGCTGCTAA